Proteins encoded in a region of the Phacochoerus africanus isolate WHEZ1 chromosome 8, ROS_Pafr_v1, whole genome shotgun sequence genome:
- the LOC125133013 gene encoding zinc finger protein 154-like isoform X1 codes for MKDQDRGISVPRNPVKAGLPVAPWWRPLWFLSVAPRTEALRPVSGWGQLHPAPLRPQTAAAAPRHPLQGSVTFEDVAVYFSSEEWDLLEESQKRLYHNVMLENLALITSLGYWRGTEDEEAPSEQGIYVQRVSQSHSVKTGVFLKNTHFCEICGPDLGDILHLTEHQRTHCEQKLNDIGARGKQLYFSAKLQHQKQHIGEKCFRGNMGRASFVKDCKFFVLGRSVSCGEPTHTREKSMRRSECGAAFHRGKTQYNSGECTKDFTCKHILVQQQRVSTREKCYMCSECGKSFSKSYSLNDHWRVHTGEKPYECGECGKSFRQSSSLIQHRRVHTGARPHECDECGKLFSNKSNLIKHRRIHTGERPYECSECGKSFSESSALLQHRSVHTGERPYECSECGKFFTYHSSLIKHQRVHSGSRPYECSECGKSFTQNSSLIEHRRVHSGERPYKCSECGKSFSQSSALLQHRRVHTGERPYECSECGKFFTYSSSLLKHQRVHTGSRPYECSECGKSFTQNSSLIKHRRIHTGERPYECSECGKSFSHSSSLIKHRRVHTG; via the exons ATGAAAGACCAGGACAGGGGTATTTCCGTGCCCAGGAATCCTGTTAAGGCTGGACTTCCGGTAGCCCCCTGGTGGCGGCCACTATGGTTTCTCAGTGTTGCTCCCCGGACAGAGGCTCTGAGGCCAGTGTCGGGGTGGGGACAGCTACACCCTGCGCCTCTCCGCCCACAGACGGCTGCCGCCGCGCCCAGGCACCCGCTTCAG GGCAGTGTGACCTTTGAAGATGTGGCCGTGTACTTCTCCTCGGAGGAATGGGATCTCCTTGAAGAGTCTCAGAAACGCCTGTACCACAATGTGATGCTGGAGAACTTGGCACTTATAACCTCCTTGG GTTATTGGCGTGGAACAGAGGATGAAGAGGCACCTTCTGAACAGGGCATTTATGTACAAAGAGTGTCACAGTCTCACAGTGTCAAGACAGGTGTGTTCCTCAAGAACACCCATTTTTGTGAGATATGTGGCCCGGACTTGGGAGACATTTTGCACTTGACTGAGCACCAGAGAACACACTGTGAGCAGAAACTGAATGATATTGGGGCAAGGGGAAAACAGTTGTATTTCAGTGCAAAACTTCAGCACCAGAAGCAGCACATTGGAGAGAAATGCTTCAGAGGCAACATGGGCAGAGCCTCATTTGTGAAAGACTGCAAGTTTTTTGTGTTGGGGAGGTCCGTTTCCTGTGGGGAGCCCACACACACCAGGGAGAAGTCAATGAGGAGAAGTGAGTGTGGAGCAGCCTTTCACAGGGGAAAAACCCAGTACAACTCTGGAGAATGCACAAAAGACTTCACTTGCAAACACATACTTGTTCAGCAACAAAGAGTCTCCACTAGAGAAAAATGTTACATGtgtagtgaatgtgggaaatcttttAGCAAGAGTTACAGCCTCAATGACCATTGGAGAGTTCATACTGGGGAAAAGCCTTATGAGTGTGGGGAATGTGGGAAATCTTTTAGGCAAAGCTCGAGCCTCATTCAGCACCGTAGAGTTCACACTGGAGCAAGGCCTCATGAGTGTGATGAATGTGGGAAATTATTTAGCAACAAATCCAACCTCATTAAACATcggagaattcatactggagaaagGCCATATGAGtgtagtgaatgtgggaaatcctttAGTGAAAGCTCTGCACTCCTTCAACACCGCAGTGTTCACActggagaaaggccttatgagtgcagtgaatgtgggaagtTCTTTACATACCACTCCAGTCTCATAAAACACCAGAGAGTTCATTCTGGATCAAGGCCCTatgagtgcagtgaatgtggaaaaTCTTTTACTCAGAACTCTAGCCTCATTGAACACCGTAGAGTTCATAGTGGAGAAAGGCCTTATaagtgcagtgaatgtggaaaaTCTTTTAGCCAAAGCTCTGCACTTCTGCAACATCGGAGGGTTCATActggagaaaggccttatgagtgcagtgaatgtgggaaattctTTACTTACAGCTCCAGTCTCTTAAAACACCAGAGAGTTCACACAGGATCGAGACCTTATGAGtgtagtgaatgtgggaaatcttttACTCAAAACTCCAGCCTCATTAAACACAGGAGAATTCACACTGGTGAAAGGCCTTAtgaatgcagtgaatgtgggaaatcttttAGCCATAGCTCCAGCCTCATTAAACACCGAAGAGTTCACACTGGTTAA
- the LOC125132165 gene encoding zinc finger protein 883-like: MNLTNGNGNYRLVQHQKIHPGQRPYEYGECGKFLSQISGLVKHQKIHSGTKSNKCPECGKIFTHIFSLKKHWRVHRGKGTYECNECGKAFNHKSKLIHHQRQYTGGMHYKRDEDEKSFSYKSNLIEHQRVHTKERPYECSECGKSFIHSSSLVRHQRVHTEKKPYECSECGKPKVRSPQSVNCRNYIAQDVPNRAAALPNESLGRGGYVT, encoded by the exons ATGAATTTAACAAATGGCAATGGCAACTACAGACTCGTTCAGCACCAGAAAATTCACCCTGGACAAAGGCCATATGAGTATGGTGAATGTGGGAAATTCTTGAGCCAAATTTCTGGCCTTGTTAAACACCAGAAAATTCACAGTGGTACGAAGTCTAACAAATGCCCAGAATGTGGAAAAATATTTACCCACATCTTTAGTCTTAAAAAACACTGGAGAGTTCACAGAGGAAAAGGAACTTATGAatgcaatgaatgtgggaaagcctttaacCACAAATCCAAACTCATTCACCACCAGAGACAATACACTGGAGGAATGCATTATAAGCGTGATGAAGATGAAAAGTCCTTtagctacaaatccaacctcattGAACACCAGAGAGTTCACACTAAAGAAAGACCTTAtgaatgcagtgaatgtgggaagtcCTTTATACACAGTTCTAGCCTTGTCCGACACCAGAGAGTTCACACTGAAAAAAAGCCTTatgagtgcagtgaatgtgggaaa CCAAAAGTCAGATCTCCTCAATCTGTAAATTGTCGGAACTACATTGCCCAGGATGTTCCGAATCGAGCAGCAGCGCTACCCAATGAGAGCTTAGGAAGAGGAGGCTACGTGACGTGA
- the LOC125133013 gene encoding zinc finger protein 154-like isoform X2 — protein MAAAELRDKPQGSVTFEDVAVYFSSEEWDLLEESQKRLYHNVMLENLALITSLGYWRGTEDEEAPSEQGIYVQRVSQSHSVKTGVFLKNTHFCEICGPDLGDILHLTEHQRTHCEQKLNDIGARGKQLYFSAKLQHQKQHIGEKCFRGNMGRASFVKDCKFFVLGRSVSCGEPTHTREKSMRRSECGAAFHRGKTQYNSGECTKDFTCKHILVQQQRVSTREKCYMCSECGKSFSKSYSLNDHWRVHTGEKPYECGECGKSFRQSSSLIQHRRVHTGARPHECDECGKLFSNKSNLIKHRRIHTGERPYECSECGKSFSESSALLQHRSVHTGERPYECSECGKFFTYHSSLIKHQRVHSGSRPYECSECGKSFTQNSSLIEHRRVHSGERPYKCSECGKSFSQSSALLQHRRVHTGERPYECSECGKFFTYSSSLLKHQRVHTGSRPYECSECGKSFTQNSSLIKHRRIHTGERPYECSECGKSFSHSSSLIKHRRVHTG, from the exons ATGGCGGCGGCCGAGCTGAGGGACAAGCCTCAG GGCAGTGTGACCTTTGAAGATGTGGCCGTGTACTTCTCCTCGGAGGAATGGGATCTCCTTGAAGAGTCTCAGAAACGCCTGTACCACAATGTGATGCTGGAGAACTTGGCACTTATAACCTCCTTGG GTTATTGGCGTGGAACAGAGGATGAAGAGGCACCTTCTGAACAGGGCATTTATGTACAAAGAGTGTCACAGTCTCACAGTGTCAAGACAGGTGTGTTCCTCAAGAACACCCATTTTTGTGAGATATGTGGCCCGGACTTGGGAGACATTTTGCACTTGACTGAGCACCAGAGAACACACTGTGAGCAGAAACTGAATGATATTGGGGCAAGGGGAAAACAGTTGTATTTCAGTGCAAAACTTCAGCACCAGAAGCAGCACATTGGAGAGAAATGCTTCAGAGGCAACATGGGCAGAGCCTCATTTGTGAAAGACTGCAAGTTTTTTGTGTTGGGGAGGTCCGTTTCCTGTGGGGAGCCCACACACACCAGGGAGAAGTCAATGAGGAGAAGTGAGTGTGGAGCAGCCTTTCACAGGGGAAAAACCCAGTACAACTCTGGAGAATGCACAAAAGACTTCACTTGCAAACACATACTTGTTCAGCAACAAAGAGTCTCCACTAGAGAAAAATGTTACATGtgtagtgaatgtgggaaatcttttAGCAAGAGTTACAGCCTCAATGACCATTGGAGAGTTCATACTGGGGAAAAGCCTTATGAGTGTGGGGAATGTGGGAAATCTTTTAGGCAAAGCTCGAGCCTCATTCAGCACCGTAGAGTTCACACTGGAGCAAGGCCTCATGAGTGTGATGAATGTGGGAAATTATTTAGCAACAAATCCAACCTCATTAAACATcggagaattcatactggagaaagGCCATATGAGtgtagtgaatgtgggaaatcctttAGTGAAAGCTCTGCACTCCTTCAACACCGCAGTGTTCACActggagaaaggccttatgagtgcagtgaatgtgggaagtTCTTTACATACCACTCCAGTCTCATAAAACACCAGAGAGTTCATTCTGGATCAAGGCCCTatgagtgcagtgaatgtggaaaaTCTTTTACTCAGAACTCTAGCCTCATTGAACACCGTAGAGTTCATAGTGGAGAAAGGCCTTATaagtgcagtgaatgtggaaaaTCTTTTAGCCAAAGCTCTGCACTTCTGCAACATCGGAGGGTTCATActggagaaaggccttatgagtgcagtgaatgtgggaaattctTTACTTACAGCTCCAGTCTCTTAAAACACCAGAGAGTTCACACAGGATCGAGACCTTATGAGtgtagtgaatgtgggaaatcttttACTCAAAACTCCAGCCTCATTAAACACAGGAGAATTCACACTGGTGAAAGGCCTTAtgaatgcagtgaatgtgggaaatcttttAGCCATAGCTCCAGCCTCATTAAACACCGAAGAGTTCACACTGGTTAA
- the LOC125133013 gene encoding zinc finger protein 154-like isoform X3, translating to MLENLALITSLGYWRGTEDEEAPSEQGIYVQRVSQSHSVKTGVFLKNTHFCEICGPDLGDILHLTEHQRTHCEQKLNDIGARGKQLYFSAKLQHQKQHIGEKCFRGNMGRASFVKDCKFFVLGRSVSCGEPTHTREKSMRRSECGAAFHRGKTQYNSGECTKDFTCKHILVQQQRVSTREKCYMCSECGKSFSKSYSLNDHWRVHTGEKPYECGECGKSFRQSSSLIQHRRVHTGARPHECDECGKLFSNKSNLIKHRRIHTGERPYECSECGKSFSESSALLQHRSVHTGERPYECSECGKFFTYHSSLIKHQRVHSGSRPYECSECGKSFTQNSSLIEHRRVHSGERPYKCSECGKSFSQSSALLQHRRVHTGERPYECSECGKFFTYSSSLLKHQRVHTGSRPYECSECGKSFTQNSSLIKHRRIHTGERPYECSECGKSFSHSSSLIKHRRVHTG from the exons ATGCTGGAGAACTTGGCACTTATAACCTCCTTGG GTTATTGGCGTGGAACAGAGGATGAAGAGGCACCTTCTGAACAGGGCATTTATGTACAAAGAGTGTCACAGTCTCACAGTGTCAAGACAGGTGTGTTCCTCAAGAACACCCATTTTTGTGAGATATGTGGCCCGGACTTGGGAGACATTTTGCACTTGACTGAGCACCAGAGAACACACTGTGAGCAGAAACTGAATGATATTGGGGCAAGGGGAAAACAGTTGTATTTCAGTGCAAAACTTCAGCACCAGAAGCAGCACATTGGAGAGAAATGCTTCAGAGGCAACATGGGCAGAGCCTCATTTGTGAAAGACTGCAAGTTTTTTGTGTTGGGGAGGTCCGTTTCCTGTGGGGAGCCCACACACACCAGGGAGAAGTCAATGAGGAGAAGTGAGTGTGGAGCAGCCTTTCACAGGGGAAAAACCCAGTACAACTCTGGAGAATGCACAAAAGACTTCACTTGCAAACACATACTTGTTCAGCAACAAAGAGTCTCCACTAGAGAAAAATGTTACATGtgtagtgaatgtgggaaatcttttAGCAAGAGTTACAGCCTCAATGACCATTGGAGAGTTCATACTGGGGAAAAGCCTTATGAGTGTGGGGAATGTGGGAAATCTTTTAGGCAAAGCTCGAGCCTCATTCAGCACCGTAGAGTTCACACTGGAGCAAGGCCTCATGAGTGTGATGAATGTGGGAAATTATTTAGCAACAAATCCAACCTCATTAAACATcggagaattcatactggagaaagGCCATATGAGtgtagtgaatgtgggaaatcctttAGTGAAAGCTCTGCACTCCTTCAACACCGCAGTGTTCACActggagaaaggccttatgagtgcagtgaatgtgggaagtTCTTTACATACCACTCCAGTCTCATAAAACACCAGAGAGTTCATTCTGGATCAAGGCCCTatgagtgcagtgaatgtggaaaaTCTTTTACTCAGAACTCTAGCCTCATTGAACACCGTAGAGTTCATAGTGGAGAAAGGCCTTATaagtgcagtgaatgtggaaaaTCTTTTAGCCAAAGCTCTGCACTTCTGCAACATCGGAGGGTTCATActggagaaaggccttatgagtgcagtgaatgtgggaaattctTTACTTACAGCTCCAGTCTCTTAAAACACCAGAGAGTTCACACAGGATCGAGACCTTATGAGtgtagtgaatgtgggaaatcttttACTCAAAACTCCAGCCTCATTAAACACAGGAGAATTCACACTGGTGAAAGGCCTTAtgaatgcagtgaatgtgggaaatcttttAGCCATAGCTCCAGCCTCATTAAACACCGAAGAGTTCACACTGGTTAA